The Mytilus edulis chromosome 5, xbMytEdul2.2, whole genome shotgun sequence genomic interval TGATTTTGTAATATATGGCTACTGGATTTAATAGCAATATGAACTATCTATTAAATATAAGATTGTATACTGGTATATAAATGCAAACGTAGGATAGAAAATATCTATAAGACAGGGGCGGACCCAGCCATTTGAAAAAAGGGGATCCAACCATATAtccccattcaaaagcattggttttcataaaaaaaaggggttTCGGACCCTCTGGATCAGCCAATGTAtaacatattaaaaatatatattctcaTGTAAACGTAGGGTTTGTCTTTTATGAGCACATATCACACGTTTCTAACAATCTTTCATCAGGTACGCTTTAAACAGAGTATGTTTTGACCGAGgtcttattatattttattttatgtaaatacTTGCAATTGTTGAGTTGTCACAACTAACAAAATTATTTCCACTTTAAAATaggaatagaaataaaaaaaaaaatgtttcttttaatttaaacaatatgatttcaaaaaggcagaaataacaacaatacatgtattatagaaATACAGGGGTTacgaatttaaaataaaaactcaGTATGCTAGACTTACTAACACATAATTATAAGCTGCAAATCAACGAACcccaatatttaaaacaaatcctATAGAactgattcatctgaaatgaTAGCAGCGTCTTTCACTATACAGCAATTATAaactatataatgtatatatgcaTGCTATGAAGCACTTCAACACTTAATACACAATCTAACAATACAAGTCAATTGATGGTAATTAATATATTTGAAGTGCTAAGTAATGGGAAAAAATCTTGTGAACTACTAAAAATCTAATTACTTATATATAGATGCTGCAATTtcgatatttatttttacaattcaaTAGAAATAAGTTCCAGTTTCTGTTTGTTTGcatttcagttttaaatattaaCGTAACATTGATGTTTAACTATATATAAACTTTTTGACAGTTTGACTCGGTTTATATTAAAATACTTATGCTACTGTTTTCAGATGGGCGCCAAGTATGACTCAGGACTTGAGTATGAAGTCCGAGGATGGATTAAAGCATTGATTGGAGAAGACATCGGAGAAGGTCCAAGTAATGTTGAGAAAAGTTTGAGGGACGGTGTTATTCTTTGCAcgtaagttgtttttttttagctgtattAACAAACATATTGGGACGGAAGAAGGACAATGCTAAATTAGAAATTGTTCCATCACTCATTAGAAGTGCTTTACGTGTAAATGAGACATGTTAAATAAGCAGAACGTAAAGGTGTGTGCACGTcttaggaaataaaatacaaacacaCTTGTTTGTGACAAAGCTTCCTTAAAAACACATTCAGTTTGAACAAAAAAATCTCCgactgttaaaaaaaacaattcagtatTAAGCAATACAATGCCAAACAAATCCTCAAAGATGTGTCTGACAAAtcattataatgataaaattattaaatCTCAAATTGCTATTATAAATTAGCAATGAccatgtttaaactaaaataacaTTGATCTTTTTTATAGCTTAATGAAGAAGGTAATCGAAGGAACCCCATCTGAGAGTCTCCCAGCAGCTTGCTCCAAGACAGATCTAAAATCATCAGCAAGCGAATTGCCTTTCAAACAGGTAACATTATTGTAATAATAAAacgttaaaaaatgtattttaccaGATGAGCTGTTGAATGAAATCATGAGTCTATTTCATTTAATGTTTGCCGGCTGAACAAACCTGTATACGGTCTACTGACTGAACACATACCTCGATTCTACAGACTTATCTAAGGCATCTGTTCTTTAGACTGACCTCAAGACTATTGAGTACCCTCTTGTCATTAAACTACCAACTATCATCAAGCTCCGAGATAATTGCAGAAAGAGTtgacaaaatgtttttaacaggatatttttcattatcaattcgtaaaaaaacatctaaaaactAGAAACTTGAAAATATTGAAAGATGAATTATTGGTTCATGTCTGCTTAAATATCATTTCATGTCAATAAAGAAGAATAGTTAACGCTatagaaaaacaaatacacaCTTTAACTGTATACTAGTAGTTACTGAAACTTGCTAACTGCTATAAAATAACCTTTCGATGAAAGATAGTTCTTGATTTCTATGGATTTTACACGATGTTCTAGACTAGCTAATTGATGTTTCTTTGTCTTTCTCTGAAAAACAGAATATTATTTATACCTTACGTATAAAAGTTGTAGAGGTATAATGTTTCTGTCCCATACGTCGGTCCGTCCGTCTGTAATCATTTTGTTTTTGCGGGGTTGgcgtctttttaattttttttttatatctgatccACCTCAAATATAGCTAGTTACCACTCATACATTTATTCGGTGAGTTCtataattagaaaaaatattaaattgggATTATTTTTTTCGAAAGAGGAACTGACAACTGcagaaaatattcagaaatatgaTTGTATTTAATCGTATTTTAATCCTTTTTCTGGTCATGTTACAACAGATGAacaacccccttttaaaaaaaattaaaaccgcCAATTGTGTTTATTAATATCTAAAATATACTAAAGCTTGTTTCCCTTTATTTTAGATGGAAAATATTGAAAAGTTTTTAAAGGCAGCACACAAATACGGAGTACCTAACACAAGTTTATTCCAAACAGTAGAATTATACGAAGCTAGAAATCTCCCAATGGTTTTAGCAACTATCTCACACGTAGGCACAGAGGTaagcacatatatatattttatattataacgTAAAATCAGATTAATGATGTGCATGATGATTGACAGATAATCTTTTCTACTCTCTTTAATGTCTTGATGTCTTGAAAAGCTAGTTTGATGAAAATTGAGACTAAAGCTCTCTTAATGCTTACGTATAActctgcatgtacatgtatacgtcACTGTTTGTATGTTGTTTTGTAGATATAATAAAActgtgttgttgtttttgttgatgttAACTGCAAATGCATTGACATGCAAAACAAGTTGAGATAAGCATTATGGCAGACCGTACGGTGGCATTAAATTGCTTCCTTCcaattattaatttctgtgtgatatttgtctcattggcagttagAGCACagctccttatttttatattgtaaagagaaaaaaaaaacagatcctTACTTTAGGaagtacaattttattttttatacggTAGCTCTGCCTTTTCCATTTactttgtcagaaatattttggCAGTTTTCACAAACTCAAGTGAATTATGAACAATCAATAATTATACTCGTTGTAATAGAATTGCTGTttgtagttttaatttttttttaaatgtgtatgtTTGTTGTAATATAACAATGCATCCATGTAgtgttgtgaaaaaaaaatacatgtagataattTGCTTGATTAGATGTTGTGCATATTTAATTGCTTATGTATATTTTATGCTTTGTCTGACAATGCTATGACTTGCTCGTTTTCGCTGTAGTAACAAAGTTTACGCATCACGCTTAAAGGCTCAGCTTTTTGTTGACTGTAGCATCCAAGTGAAAGGTTTTGCGAAAGCGATTTCATCGGGACTATTCAGTAAGTCTATACTAATTAATGACATTTCTTTTCTAGAAAACTAACTTgcaattaatacaataatataaaaaaagacattatCATGTATATCATACTCTCATTTAGATTTAGTTTTATAGCACTTTCTTTTAACGGCATTTATTCatactttgaatttaaaaaaaaataaaaaaaaacattacaactGATTCATACATATATAATTGTATGTATGAAATAGctacaacaaaataatttttgtaattgtttttatttgataattcTGATAATAGTTATAACAAAAAAGTTCCAAATATCATTTAAGATTAATTAAAGAATTGTTTCAGTTGCCTaggaaaataatttctgaaaAAGCAATAGACAAGATCAAAAGTTCttgtttaatataatttgaaaaagaaCATCAACATTAATTCAATTCAAAGGATTAAATCCAAACAATTAGCAAATAACTACAAACGCTTTAACATAGTATGAAATAACTTTGCACGCatctaaatatatttaattagaaatgaaaaatagttcataaataaaattcgtttccatggcaactgaAGTGGGGATGTCTATCGTCGGTCCCCTTCTTAAGTCCCTCCTCttgattaaatatttcatgaGACCCGATGAGATTATATTTGATGTGCTAGTACGCGATGCTTTTGTGTTGCTAACTCCTTAACATCATTCAAAAGTCATGAAATGACAAGAAACTTTTGTTGTTTCTTGTAGGCCCAAAGACATAACTACCAGGGACCGACGATAGGCTCAAAACCAACAGAAAAACATAGAGTCCAATTTTCGTATGAGCAACTTAAGCAAAGCCACGGCACAATTGGCCTTCAGAGCGGTACAAACAAATTTGCAACACAAAAGGGCATGAGGATAGGATCCGTTCGTCATATATCCGACATCAAAGTAGAAGACCTTGACAGAGAAGGAAACACTTTATTAACACTTCAAGCTGGTACAAACAGATTCGCTAGCCAAAAGGGAATGACCGGTTTCGGATCTGTTAGACACATAGCCGATATCAGGGCTGATCAGATGGACAAAGAAGGAGAAAATATAATCACACTGCAAGCTGGAACAAACAAATTTGCAAGTCAGAAAGGTATGACCGGATTTGGTGCTGTCCGTCACGTGTCAGATATCAGAGCCGATGATTGCGATCCACAAACCTCGTTACACATTGGTCTTCAAGCCGGATCAAACCAGTTTGCATCACAGAAGGGAATGACATCAATGGGAGCTGTACGTCATATTTGCGACATCCGAGCTGATGACCTTGATAGAGAAGCTCAATCAGTAATTCCACTGCAGTACGGTACAAACAGGGGTTCCAGCCAGAAAGGAATGACAAGCTTTGGTAGTCAGAGGCATATTGCAGACATCAAAGTGTCAGATTTAGCAGAAGACATGAAACGTCAAGATTTAAATATGACACCAAAGGAATACCAAGCCTTCCGTCAACAAATGGAAGCAACGGAAAAAAAGACCGATGAACCAGAATACGAATAGAATCACCTCAGACTATCTCATCGCTCAGTGACATTCAAAAGACCTTTAAACGACGTCGTTTTAAATTGAGAAATGCATGGAACAAACTTTCAAGACCTATAATTATTTCCATGCCTGTGGTAAAAAGTTCATATCAttgagaaaaatatataaatttttattttttatatttttatcaatcaaatCTTAGACTCTTCTTTTTCTGTCGCTTGTCTTCGCTTGCTCCCCTCGGATTGTTGTGCTTTTCTCGGCAGGCCTGCAAAGCGGATATCCGGACCCGCACAGTCTTTCATCTGTCAAAGATGTGAAAAAACTTCTTACATTGATGGATATCTAAATGACTATTTTTGTACTGTATTATATAGGATaaacttttaacaaattatttattaCTCTGTACGTACAtggtaaaaaattgtaaaaatcttGCTATGTTGTGATCgaataaaatgttataattttaCAAGTTCCTagtaaaacaatatatttaagaATACAGAAACCGCAGTCAATAGATCCCTACCGATACTCCTAGTCTAAGGGGTTTCATGCATTTGTTGTTGGTCGTTATTCTTTTATATCTAGAATGCATAATTGAAAATGGAATTCGATTTTATATATTCTGCAAGATTGCAAATGCACACTTACCAGACTGAATATAGTAATCATTCGATAAATATTTATGTCTAATTATCGAATATCTTTATTTGAAACAgaaaaagtgaaatatgtttatttattaaaaattctgAAATTGCGCTTTATAGTTTAAATGGCTTCATACATTTCATCATTCGTCCCCTTGGCTTAAGAACAAGCTGATCGAAATTTCATTGCATGTcgaacaaaaaaactaaataagtCGTAATTTCCcttacataaattaaaaaataaccatTTTTCTTGGTTAAATTCGGTAATTGTCGCCATCTTTTAACCATTAACCTCTCGATCTCTAATACAAATGAAAAGAATCAGTAAAATATTTGGCCAAAATTGAAGGAGATAGAGTTTAGATAAAACAGCTTGTTCTCGAATTTTGAACCTCCTCTTAATTTTAAGGCACCACCCTTTTATCGACACGGTAATAAAGCATCTcagtaaaatattgtttacatttgaaTTACAATATGGTGCATCAGCAACGGTCTCAATGGGCATGTTTTGCATAGGAAAGTTTATGAAGGTACAAGAATACAAACTGAAAGAAGTCGACAATGATCATACAAATACTTGAAATGGTTTCTGGGAAATACGTTGCTTACGAAGTTAAGAAACTATTCTTTTGACATCGTTTTGAACGTCAAGGAAAAGTTTTACTGAATAAAGTTGTTGAGAGAGCAATGAAATGGTAATTTTTTAGCAGTAGGAGTTATTATACTGTGTGTCATGCATGGGTCATCGAACATTTTCTTGACGATTTGATATGAATATCGTTCAAGTAAAAGCTAATTAATAAAAGACCCCAGACTTAAGCACAAAGACAGAACTCTGAGGTTGGCAGCTTGACCTGTTTATGTAAGCAGGCAACATTGAATTTGGTGCTTGTCATATTGGTCTATGGTAGAATAAAACTAACCTTATTGTATTCGTGTCATTCGCTAATTATCTTTTGATGGATCTTCTGTACAATCTTGACTGCGATTATTATAATGAATGAGTACTACACTTGTAAGCAAGGGCAATTTACTAATCCATTTTTTAATGGCATAATCAGTGGATTTTACTTATCAATTCCTTGAAGCTTAACATGATGGGTGTCACATTTGGAGCAAACTATGTTGACCTCTACTGGGACACATGGACCATCGTTCATAAAACTTAACTCAGTACTCGGGAGTACATGTGTGCTCGAAACAGCAAATCCagtaatttgattggttgaattcTGAAAACGATAATCCTACTTCAAACTTTAAAGATCGCAAGGCAAGAGATCAACCTGTTTTTTGAAGTGTAGTGATAATTGGACTTGTTTGTCTATTCGTCGATCTATTTTTTCGGCCATGATTTTGTCTGTCTCTTTTATAAATTCTTTTTGATTCTACTTTTTGTATCAACCGTCTCCCTATAGATCTCAATAATACATGATAATAGCGCATATTTGGTCTATGGAAATATATgtagtaaaaaaaacaagaacactTTTTGTCAAAACATACCTTTTGATCAAAATGTCTGTATCTCGAGTAGTTAACACATTTTGTAATTTCAAATAGTACAATTGCTTTACTTGGTTTTATTGCGAATTCGGCAATTTCATCTgcttcaggttttttttaaatgaagaaagacaaaaatatttcttggatttttctgatttttctacatttactTTAATATTCACCATATAAGTTATGTTGAGGCTACGCAAACATCCTTGCAATTTCAGATTCACTGAAACAtacttttcaaattcaaattaaaacgGCTATTTGTTATATATCGGGAATATTTGCAAGCAAACAACAAAAATCATCTACCGGTATTTTCGACTGGCATTACATTAGCACGAAACTGGTCGTTTTCAGTTTACCATAAAATGACATGGTTGAAGATTCTCTATCTTGATCTCAGTCATACAGAGTAGGTTCTTGTCCATCGTCAATTCTCAATTCACATATTGCCACACTGATTAAAGATTCTTGGTTGAAGGACCCCTAATATCACCTGGTCACACAGTGTAGCCTCTTGTTCGTGGTCGAAAACTCTTGATTTACATCTGGCGGCCACACAGTGTACGTCTTTGTCCATGATTAAATGTACTCGATTTACTTCTTTTCATATACTGTAGGTCCATATAGAATATAGGGACATCGTTGGACGACCGGTATAAACTAAAAAGTAGACTAGTCAAATTTGTCAACACTGTGATTTTGAGTTCGATTCCTGCACGCGACAGGTGCTTTCGACTGAAATCTCCATTGACTATGATTGTAATATTTCCTTACGAAGGTCGGTATTTCTCTCTGGGGTCTTTCGGCTTTgtaggtaaacggacagaaagttacaggacaaaaagtcacaggacataaaatCACAAATTctataggacaaaaagtcacaggtaaaaaagttacaaataatattttgacaattgtttaaatatattttgaaatattttctttttatataacatatattcattttaagTTGAGGAAATTGCTCATAAAccttttgtttgaattttaatcatgcaaaggatatatttattggcaaaatgaagccatttaagtactAAGCGGCTTTGACATTTTGTATTcataattattgatatttattgtataaatgTTAATTACACAGTGGCTTCATATATAGAACTTcacgaaaaatataaaatatattttcaaaataagtgAATTtctgttcaaagaaaaataatctcaaaactgaattgtgactttttgtcctgtgactttctgtcctacattcttcggcttcctccaccaataaaaaaatGACCGCCATTGAATAGCACGATAGTGTTGAAAGAAGTGTTAAATAACCAACCAAGcatataggataaaaaaaactagtCGAGTACAGTTCGActcagtttgttcttatgctcaCAAATATTTTTAACCGCCACATTCTATCTGTGTCTGTCCTGGTTGTCGTTTATTGTTGTCTGTCATATTTGCTTTGTACCTTTATTGTTTAATCACACTCAGGTCGTTGGTAATTGTTAGATTATTACACATTtcgatatttatttatatttgacaaTAAGGTATTGATTTGtctcattttaaataaaaaaagtggaTAAATTTGGTTTTCATTTCACGAAATAACTACAGAATGTCtgcagtttatttttttacttgcACCTATTGTTATTTGAATGCAAAGTTTTGTTTTGCttcaatttaaatcaaaattcataATCAACTAGTCAGTTTGCGTTTTACTGCAGGGTTATTTTCTTATCTTACTGCCGGACAATTATTTCTTGACCTTTTATCATACCTAGTGATCATGAAaccttttgtttatatataaatgtggGGGTATTGTTTTAAACGGTATCGTAAACAGCCTCTTTTGTTTGCTACTGCAACAAAGAACACATTGCAACACCAAGATTTGATTAACGTTTCTCCTAGAATTTACTAATATTGGCTTGAATAGCTATATGAGATATAGACTCGAGTAAAGTTACAGATGTGGATGTTCAGCTGATATATTGCGTTACCTGCCAATATTGACGCACATTGATACCACAAACATCGCTGCGACCAACGTTGTAATCCAAGAAACAAAACCTGGAGGACCTAACTTCGATCATGGTGTAAATTATTCTATAGCAGCAGTATTATACCACTATCAGGGCTTCTTGTGTTTTACAGCAGTTTCATACCATGGTAAGAAGGAATGAATTTTCCAGTCTTTCCTAGGCTACAAATTATTGACCTACCATACAACAATTACCTCATACTAAAAAGTAtgcaaaacacaaataaaaatctacaaatttatatttttaagttaAGCATTTCTTAAgtctagaaaataaaatattattgaaaatataattaacaTTAAGTTTCATCTATTTATACTAAAGATGTTAATACAACATCTGATTTTTATTAACTTGTTTCAGAACTACTTTTGTCTCTCTatctttttacaaatttgttttaagTTTAAGTTACATTGTAAGTTCATgcgccttttaaaaaaaatccgaaGTCCGTCTGTAAAACTTTTGGGAAGAAACCAAACCCAAAACAATGGATTCCAGTagtttattttgttactttattatATAGTTCATTCTACATATTATTAACAGTGTGGCTTTTCTTTCATTGCATGGCTTTAATGTTGACTAAACCACTGAACCACAACCAATAccgaaaataaacgaaaaaataaaattatagtaaTTCGTAAAACTTATGATGGAAAATAAGGTCACTTATATTTGATTGTACCGCCTGAGGCACGTGAGtcctaaagatttttttattttggggttTCTTTTTGCGTGTTATCAATTCAGTTTGTGAATTTGatgaaattgttatatatattttcaatacgTGTTCTGtactattaaataaaattatacacatacgaaaaactttaatttaaaaattcaacatAAAGGATAGCCTCGATTAAATGAGTGCCTTTTGTATTTGTAGGCCCAAAGATTGAACTTTAATGGTGAAACAATCGGCTCTAAGCCAACAGTAAAACATGACGTCACTTTTTCATACGAACAACTCAAACAGAGCTGTGGACTCATCGGGCTCCAGAGCGGTACAAACAAATTCGCCTCACAAAAAGGCATGAGAATTGGTGCAGTACGTCATATTGCTGACATCAGGGCTGATAAATTCGACAAAGAGTCCGAAGGGCAGATATCTCTTCAGTCTGGAACAAATAAATTTGCCAGTCAGAAGGGAATGACATCAATGGGAGCTGTCAGACATATTTGCGATATTAGAGCTGACCAGTATGACCCAGAGAGTAACAAAGAGATCAATCTACAAAGTGGTACTAACAAGTTCGACAGTCAGTGTGGTATGAGAGGATTTGGCGCAATCCGTCATATATCTGATGTCAAGGTCAACGAATTAGATAGGGAAGGTTCGGCCGTTCTCAGACCAGATATGGGATACTCCGGCGGAGACAGTCAAAAGGGAATGACAGCCTTTGGAGCTCAGCGTCATGTAACAAATATTAAGACCACCGATCTTGCTGAAGAATGGGCAGAAAAGTATGGAAAGCCTACAACTCCAAGAGTACAACAACAACAAGAGATTCCCGAAGAAGACAACGAATAAACATTAAAATGAACTGGTCAAATGAAGttgtaaatataaatgttttaattttatttctttaaaaagggGGTGGTGAAATCTTCATATAAACTGCAAATCCTTTCGCATAAATTTTGAACCACTTAGATGCTTGCTTATTCCATAGAAATGAAAGAGAAAGATAAAATGATTATAATTTCGTAGgcattttcttcaaaatatttaaaaaagcgACAAGATTGAAAAATCCTTATATTTTTTACGAGGATCATTATACTAGAACAtgatttcataattattttttgggTTGCGAAATAACAGGATGTATGGATGAAAAATAAAGATGCAAAATAGTTATCCTTAATGACTTTCCTTTTGTTGCACTTATTTTCCGCTCAGAAACACATTCAAATCATGACCTCATTTGAAATGAACAGTATTATGTTACAAATTATATGTATTGTAGTCATGGTTATATTTGCAATCGActctcagaaaaaaaaactttacaccATTAGCCAACATCTATTTTccccattcgtctcaactcggccaaTTCCGTATGGATAGACAGTAGCGGATTCTATCGAGGATTGTCGAATGCTGTTTTCCCTAGTATGTTGGTCAATTGTTTTACCACACCCTTGTCTCCACGGATAACAAAGAGCCACACATTACAAAAGAATACCGCAATCAAAGgttctttgtttgttttgtatttcttaaGGAAGTtcgcatgttttggatttttttgtcagattttcggaatcctctggttttattcatttgaatgcatTAGAAAATTCCcaactttttctttttatacatcttttacatgtatcatataaatatatactagagttatgaaaagcttgttattttgaaactgagttgCGAACTTCCTTAATCGTTGATTCCTTTGATACGGATTGCATGCATTGGATTATTCGATATCGTTCAGAGACATtgttattagttacacagtgttcTAGTGACATAATgcgatatatacggggtcagtaaatttcatattgGATGGGAGCGAAGCACAGTATAAGCTTTTTAAGAGTTAATCTGCatttattttcaatcttttatCATCAGTTTCTAAATTTTTCGTCTGGTCCAAAACATTTCACATTTTTCTTCAACGTCAAAGTTTCTTTttcataaagggacataacactgctactgacctaatacgatatatacgaTGTCAGTAAATTTCACATCGGATGATGTGAAGCACAGTTAGCCATTAATGTATTTTCTGCATTAAAATCAATCTTTTATCATAAATCTGTTGTCTGGTAGACacgtttcatattttttttaaccgtTATGCTGATAAAACTCGCCGACTTATCCAATATTAAATCTACAGGGTCTAAACGTGTTTGCTTAAACTGATAATATATCCAGAAATGTAAAggatgtaaaataaatattacatacatatcgGGAC includes:
- the LOC139524645 gene encoding calponin-1-like isoform X3 → MADRVKPMGMDRALISKEASSPSKVNSFRSAPLRRQPSADNPYKRMGAKYDSGLEYEVRGWIKALIGEDIGEGPSNVEKSLRDGVILCTLMKKVIEGTPSESLPAACSKTDLKSSASELPFKQMENIEKFLKAAHKYGVPNTSLFQTVELYEARNLPMVLATISHVGTEAQRHNYQGPTIGSKPTEKHRVQFSYEQLKQSHGTIGLQSGTNKFATQKGMRIGSVRHISDIKVEDLDREGNTLLTLQAGTNRFASQKGMTGFGSVRHIADIRADQMDKEGENIITLQAGTNKFASQKGMTGFGAVRHVSDIRADDCDPQTSLHIGLQAGSNQFASQKGMTSMGAVRHICDIRADDLDREAQSVIPLQYGTNRGSSQKGMTSFGSQRHIADIKVSDLAEDMKRQDLNMTPKEYQAFRQQMEATEKKTDEPEYE